The Ascochyta rabiei chromosome 12, complete sequence DNA window GCCAAGGACAGGTGGAACAGGGTCCTGGAAGAGTCGGTGCAGAAAGTGTACAACACGGATTGGAGAAGGGTCAGGGAGAGCGCCGAAGACAGGCTCAGCACAGTTGCGCAGAAGCTTAGGGAGAGTGGGAAATGAGTGACGGGCGAGAAGAGGGGATGGAGCAGATGGAGGGGCCGAGCTGGGCGAAAGCGACGATACCCTTCTTGCAGCGACGACCTTGGGATTATACAACAGCGCGCACTCGTAGACAAGGATGAAGCAGTGCAGGGAGCCTATGCATATCTCCGACACATCAGGCTGACCTTGCGCGCACTCGGTTTTCTTATGTCATGTCTATCTTCTTGTCTTCACCTACGCTCCTTCACCTTCTGCCTATCCAATCTATATCAACCGCCCCACTCTGTATCTCTCCACCCAGCTTTTCGATTCATCAGCCCAACTCACTCTACAGTTCGGTTCTCCACACTTGCGTTCTTGTGCGCTGCCATGGCGTCCTTCGGCAAGGTGCTCGATCTGCTCGATGACCGTTATCTCGAGCTGCAAGACGTCACTGGCAATGTCGAACCGCTACCGACCCTCGTACCGTATGAAGACTACACTCAGAACGTACACGTATACCGAATGGATACAAGCCACGAGATCTTCATGGGTCTCATCCAGGACTTCACCATGCGACGAGCTCATGAGACAGGCAAAGAACTCTGGACTTGGTGTGTGCAGTGGGAGGTTGATCACAGTTCCCATCCTTCGTCGCCTAAAAAAGTACGACTGGATGCACAGCAACCACATACGCTGTCGAACACACCGCAAACGCCTCGCCAGGTGCCCGCTCTTACCATCTTTGAGCGGCGCACGCTGGATGGGGCGCTGATGCTGGAGGAGGAGATGTTGCGCATCTTGATCGATATAGTGCAGGTTGCCAGCGCGCTTGTGCCTAACTTCATCGAGTTCCTGTATCGCTGGGTCGACTATTACGAGGGCGATGGAAAGGCGCTCAAGGCGGCGCTGAGGTGGGAGATTCCAAGTCTGTGGGATTTCGAATACCACCCTCTTGTACTGCCGCCAGAGGGTGATACGGAGACGGAAGTCGGCGCACAGCCTGGTGGGCAGCAAGAGGAGCGAGCACAGTCTGCAAGCTACAGCAGGGCTGCGGAGCTGCGAGAGAGTTCGCCAACGAAGAAGATGCATGCGCGACCTAAACCAAACCTAGCAGCTATCGAGCTTCGTACGTTCTACACAGAAGAAAGCGAGCGGCTGCAGTACAGAGAAGTCAAGTACGGCATTCAACCACCCAAGTTGGAACAACCGTTGCCGCCACTCATCAACATCCCGCGGGACCAATGTAAACGCGCAAAGTATTACGCAGCATGTTTCAAGTCGCGTCAACGCGCACTCTACCTCCTCCTCGAAGCCGGCGTCACCATGCGCCAAATCAACAACTACCAAAAGCTCCAGACCACTCACCCCAAAGAGACACCAGAGTCTGGCGATGGAAATGGGCTGCGCAACTACCAGAAAGACGCAAAGTACGCACAAGCCCAGTTCGAGCTCAAAGAGGAGCAGGTTAAACAGCGGGAAATCGCCATCAGCAATAAGCTGGCGGCCGAGGCGCACTTCGCTGCTCAAACCGCGGTCCCTGACGGAGCGTCGGGCTTGCCGCTTATTCCTCCTACACCGTCGTATGCGAAACGTCCTGATATGGCTGCTGCGATGGTGGAGAGAATCAGAGAGACGAGGGTGAAGAAGGGTGAGAAGATCAACTTCGTACCCAAACCGCTCGTGGGCAGGACGAGAAGCAAGATGTTCGAATATGCGAGTGAAAGGCCAGAGCTGATGCCAGGTGTGGATCTCTCGACGATACCGGGGTGGTATGTAAGACGAACAGGTGCAGAGGAAGAAGATGCAGATTTAGGAGCTGAGACGGATGAGTTTCTGAACACATCCGAAGAAGAggacgaagaagacgaagacgaagacgatgaTACGGACATGGAAAGTGACTCCAGCAATCAAGACGGCAATGGCTTCGCTGCTATGCCGGTACCAGCTCCCAACCTACCACGTCCTCCACTGCCATTGCCTCTACCACCACGACCTTCTACAGCAATGGTCAGTACAGCAGGCACTCTCAGCAACTCCAATCTTATTACGAACGGACAAGTGGCTTTGAATAATCTTCCAACGTCAGCTCTAGGTCCAGCCGATCAGTCTACACCGTCCAACATAGCAACGTACATGCAAAATCTGAGTTCAGAGCAAGCCGAGCGTTTGCTTCCTTTGCTAAGTGCAGAGGCGCGGCGGGCAGTTACGAGTCGACTTGGGCCGAACTATCAGTCTCAGGGCTCTGTAGCGCAAGTCGCCACATCAGGCACTACGAACTCCTCTGCAGACGATCGGTCAGAACCAGACCCAGCAGGGCATCGATACATGTATGGAAGGGTGGCGGGGTCACTACATCCTAGATTACCAACAACACAGCCTATACAGGTACGGGATGGTCACAGTTCGGGAAGTTCGTCATTTGCCAGTGCTGCCCTCGGTCTTCCTACACGTCCGTCTCCTGCTGCAAGCTTCCCCATTGAAACAGAACAGCGGAGGTCGCAGGGCTTTTCATTTAAAAATACCCCAAATGATCACTCTTCAAGATCTGATCAGCCAAAGTCGGAGCTAGGCGCAGAAGTCGCGGAATCTGCGGAAGAGGATATGTCAAGGCCACTTTTCCATCTCCGACCGGTACAGAATACCGCCAACCTTGCTGGACTAGGAAGGGAGGCTCTTGTCAATGTCAGTACTGGTCGCGATCTACCAAACCAGTACCCGTCTCCTGTGACACTCGCTCCGGACGTAGCACAGCAGCGGATATTCAACATGTCGACAGACGGCCTACAATCCTTTTACAGGCCATTCTTCAATGTAACGGATCAACCAACTCCATCGATCATAGATGAGAAGCAACACGCTGCGGCCCAGGAAAATCACAACGTACCAGTGTATGCGCTTGCGCCCACGAGTGCTGGACCTGCTTCCATCAACGCCCAGCCCACCAACACTGGCTTCAACGCTGAATACTTCATGCATCTGCGACGTCAACAAGAGTTGTCAGTATCGCCTACCACATCAAATACTCGGCAGCAGCCTGTCCAGCTAGCCGAACCGACCGTGTCAGATGCACCATTGACGTTACGACCGCAACTCATGACAGCCTCAGAGCTGGGCCAGCCGTGGTCTGGGCAGATTCAAGAAATGGTAACAGCAGATCTCGCGGCGATGAATGCTCGAACACATACTGTTCAGGCATCACCTTCTCTCCCACTGCCGCCACCACTACCATCGCAACCACAATTTCTCCAATCAGTCCCTCTTACTCTCTCCACCCCTCCACCCCCCTTCCCACCGCCCTCAGGCGCCATGCTCCCTCCACCTCGTGCAGGCATGACCCGCAATGCGCCTTCGCCGCTCTCTCTCCCGCCCTCCCAGCCCTCCCCATTCAGCACCATCGTGCCACAAATACCCGCCACATCGCCCTTCCTCGACCCGCCGTCCAGCGCAGCCCCACCCATCCAGATCTACCTCCCGCAAATCCTAGTCGCAGGGAACAGCATCGGGCCCGGCGGGCAGCACGTAGGGAACGACGGGCGCATGGAGACCGATGCGCTGCTGCTAGGCCACGAAGACGCGGCGGGTGGTGCGTTGGTGCTGAGCAAGGCGCTGTTCCTACCCGTTGGCGTGTGGGAGAACACGCTGCGGAAGGTGCGCGGTGGACGCTGGAGCGTGCTGGAGACGTATGGCTGTCCGTCTACGCACCCTGCCAAGGGTAAGGGGAAGGCGAGAGCGGGGGTAGGGGGGACCGGGCGGGAGGCGGAGTGTCATGGCGCTGTGTATGGGAAGTTGGCCACGGCGTATGCGCTTATGAGAGGGAGTCCTCCCGCGGCTAGGGAGGAGCTTTTGACGAAACGGTGGCGGGTGAGTCGGGGTCCGTTGACGGCGTTGGATCGTGGTGCGGTCTGGGAGGGCTGGGCTGCGTACATAGACCAGGATATCAAGATGAGCGCTATTGAGAGGAAGGGAGCGATGGGGAGGGATGTCAATGGAGCAGCTGCCAAAGTGGAGGATGGCGATGTCAGAGACGGGCACTGGCCGTGTAGCAAGGATGGGGAGGCGGCGAGGAGGAGACGAGAGATGGAAGAGCTGATGGATGAAGACGAGGATATGGATGACTAGATCTTTTGGTAGAGTGAATTCGGCCGGGTTAGCAATGGATCATCTGCGCCACAGCAGATACCAAAGCCGGTTCACCATACTTGTTTGCGTTTCACGGCTTCTTTATATGCAGCGTCCACCATCGACTTCCAAGTTGACGCCCGTGATGAACTTGGCCTCATCGCTCGCCATAAACACACACGCATTCACCACATCCTCCACCTCGCCAATCCTGCCCATCGGCACGTTTCCAATGAACTTTGTCCGGTTCTCAGGCGTGTCCTCCATGCCTGTGAACGCCGAGAAAAGCCCCGTCCCTGTAACAAGCGGGCAGATGGAGTTGACGCGGATCTGATGGGCGCCGTACTCAGCAGCTAAACCTTTCGTTGCCTGTGGGCAATATCAGCACAATGGGGCGTCGTCTGTCGGTTGAACGGTATACGCACATTCCACACCGCGCCCTTGGATGCATTATACCATACCAACCCGGGCCTCGGTCGCGTTGCACCCACACTCGCAATGTTGACTATGACACCCCCTTCTTTCCTATCGACTGCCTGGCCCACCCATGCCTGGCACCCCAGATACACACCTTTGACGTTCACGTCAAACACCCTCTCGAACTCCTCCTCCGTCACCTCGACCGTAGGCTTGTTCACGTACGACCATCCCGCGTTATTGACCAAGATGTCGCAACGCCCGAACTTGTCCTTGACGGCTTGCATCGTCGAGTCCCAATCGGCGCGCTTGGTGACGTCCATCTTGTGGAAGACGAGGTTCTGCTCGTCTTTGGCCGCCGTGGCCTGTCCGCCCTTCTCGTTGATGTCACACACGAGCACTTTGCAGCCTTCGGCGGCGTAGCGGAGCGCTATGCCTGCGCCGAAGCCTGAGCCTGCGCCTGGAGGTGGGTTAGTTGGTGGTGTGGGTGCTGGGGGGAGGGGGAAGGGGAGGAGGTACCGGTCACGATCGCGACTTTGCCGTCAAGTCTGCCCATTGTATGAGTGTGGGGTGAATTGGAGCTATGAGGGAAGTGGGTAAGTCGTGCAAGTGGTGTGTCGAGTTACAAAGGAATGGTTCTGGTGTTGTGAGCACCGTCTCAGACAGCTATAGGTCATGTAACCGAGCTcgaacagcagcagcgggcTTCTCTCCGCCATCACCTATCTCAAATCCTGGCGCTGCCGAGATGGGAGCATGGTGAGGGGTAACAGAGAGGTACGCTAACGTCTGTCGGGGAGCGGTGGTGGTCGGCGTAGACGGGCGCTCATTGGCCATGCATCATGTCGGCTATATGGAAGCTGGGTGGGGTTATCAACAGACAGATGTCATTGATCCCTGACGCCTCAAAAAGGGTGGCTGCTTTCCCGCTGTCTCTTGAACTTCGACGCACGATCCTCGTTGTTTGTCGTTAGTCCAATTAATACAGTGCAATTGCAAGTAAGATGGGTTCAGCACAGAAGTACGAGCTGCCGTTCAAGGTGAGCTCGAGGCGCCAAAGTCTAGACGTAGTTCGGTGTTGATCTCTAGACAGCTCAACAACCCAGACCTCCTCCACAATCAGTCATATGTTGGTGGCGAGTGGGTGAATGCAAAGTCTGGGAAGACGTTTGAAGTCCTTGGTTGGTCATCCCGCGAGACCTACCTTTCGTTTGTGCTGACAGTGTCGCAGACCCCGGCACCGGAAAGGCGTGGACAGAATGCCCCACAAACGATGCGTCCGACGTTGATGCTGCCGTCAAGAACTCGCACGAAGCTTTCCTCGAGTATAAGAAGATCAGCCCTCGCCAAAGAGCACAGTTTTTGTACAAGTGGGACCAGCTGATCCGCGAGAACAAGGAAGACATTGCTACGATTCTAGTGTACGAAACTGGAAAGCCCCGTTCTGAAGCCTATGGCGAGATTGACTACTCCACTGGCTTCACCTGGTGGTTTGCTGGAGAAGCCGAGCGCATCCAAGGCAGCGTCTTCACACCAGCGTTACCGAACCGGCGCATTTTCACAATCAAGCAACCAGCAGGTGTTGCTGCAGCTCTCGTTCCGTGGAACTTCCCGATAGCCATGATTCTGCGAAAGGCTGGTGCAGCCCTTGCAGCAGGATGCACCATGATTGTCAAGCCGAGTCCGGAAACACCCATCACTGTCCTGGCACTGGCGTACCTTGCGGTTCAGGCTGGGTTCCCGAAGGGTGCGCTGAACGTATTGACCACAGATCTCGACAAGACGCCTGAGCTCAGTGAAGCGCTTTGTCGCCATCCTCTCATTGCTAAAGTCACCTTCACAGGATCGACAAGGGTAGGAAAGCTGGTTGCGAAGATCTGCGCGGACAACTTGAAAAAGGTGACGCTGGAATTGGGAGGAAACTGTCCGGTCCTGATCTTCGACGATGCGAACATCGAGCAAGCAATGTCCCAGATCTTTGCTCTGAAATACCGCCATGCTGGTCAGGCCTGCATAACTGCAAACCGCATCTATGTTCAGTCCGGCATCTTCGACAAGTTCCTTGAACGGTGGAACGCCGAAACGGACAAGATAGTCGTTGGCCATGGTTCAGACGAGAAGACCACCATGGGCCCAGTCACAACACCTCGAGGTGCTCAAAAGGCGCTCGAGCTGGTCGAGGATGCTAAGAAGAAGGGTGCAAAGATTCACAAGGGTGGAAACAAAATCGAGAAGAATGGCGGGTACTTTTTCGAGCCGACTGTCATCACTGGCGTCACTCCGGACATGGACATTGCAAATGAAGAGGTGTTCTCGCCCATTTGCACATTCATCAAGTTCGATAcagaggaggaggtggtTAAGAAGGCAAATGACACCTCTATGGGTCTTGCATCCTACCTATTCACGAAGAATGTTGACCGATTGTGGAGACTGTTCGAGAATCTCGAGGCTGGCATGATCGGTCTGAA harbors:
- a CDS encoding Succinate-semialdehyde dehydrogenase (NAD(+)); translated protein: MGSAQKYELPFKLNNPDLLHNQSYVGGEWVNAKSGKTFEVLDPGTGKAWTECPTNDASDVDAAVKNSHEAFLEYKKISPRQRAQFLYKWDQLIRENKEDIATILVYETGKPRSEAYGEIDYSTGFTWWFAGEAERIQGSVFTPALPNRRIFTIKQPAGVAAALVPWNFPIAMILRKAGAALAAGCTMIVKPSPETPITVLALAYLAVQAGFPKGALNVLTTDLDKTPELSEALCRHPLIAKVTFTGSTRVGKLVAKICADNLKKVTLELGGNCPVLIFDDANIEQAMSQIFALKYRHAGQACITANRIYVQSGIFDKFLERWNAETDKIVVGHGSDEKTTMGPVTTPRGAQKALELVEDAKKKGAKIHKGGNKIEKNGGYFFEPTVITGVTPDMDIANEEVFSPICTFIKFDTEEEVVKKANDTSMGLASYLFTKNVDRLWRLFENLEAGMIGLNTGNSSAAESPFGGIKQSGYGKESGKDVAVNEYLITKTGTFTLEENA